The region caccatcagattcagcgtatcataggaccttattgtagaattttcaagctactatctacaaaaatgtggaactttgcattttctgccagaagacaaatcgcggatgcgtgtttatttgtttttttgggggtttttcccgaggggtgatcgtatcgacccagtggtcccagaatgtcgCCAGAGGGCTACTtttaacggaaatcaaaagttctagtgccctttttaattgaccaaaaaaattggagggcacctaggccccctcccaagctcatttttccccaaagtcaccggatcaaaattctggggaagagactttcaatgaagggggtgcaggattttctagcattattaaagaaaacaatgaaaagacaaatatgaaaagtttttttctactgaaagtgaggagcagcattaaaacttaaaacgagcagaaattattacgcatatgagggggtttacctcctcgtaatacctcgctctttacgctaaagtatttttagtaatttcaactatttattctacagcctttgtgatccaggggtaattcttaaggaatttggacaaaatttaagctttagcgtaaagagtgaggtatcggcGAGGGGTAAACCCCCCAAATACGcaattaaaacatacgaatatagaagttcgttacgtaagttaattcgtaagttacgcatattttttattaatgaaaacgttcgtaaaaaattaaaagttctagttgcctttataagtaatcaaaaaattggagggcaactaaaaaaaggagcaactcgctccttttttctctaaatcttccgattaaaattatgagaaagccatttagccaaaaaaaaaaaaataatatgcgaatttcgttttaattatttatgtgagaGCCAAGAccaaaacctgtattaattcaaaaatgtccagaaattaaataaaaaaacaagattttttaaatgaaagtaaggagtgacattaaaacttaaaacgaacagaaattactccgtatatgaaaggggcttttcctcctcaacgccccgctctttacgctaaagtttactgttttaaaacgtagagttaagagaaagagtcaaacttaatgaattaaTGAATtaggagaaagagtcaaactaatTAAACTTAATTTTGCCCAAAGAGTGTGACAAATCTATCTAGAGTATATTCAGTTAACTaatcatttaaaattataaaaacactTTGTATATTGACCCTTCATTAGTATAAAATCCCCGATAGACAAATTAAAATTCAGTCGCAACtaaatatttggttttaattaaaattatttgaattgttttaatttaattgagtCCGTTGAtgttaaattgattttatttttgttaaatttagttttatttttatcattaaaattaattattctattattatttaaacgattattttcagtattatgattttaagtatttaattattttataattatttagtaaaattttattactaatctttgattttgttaaaattaattttctccCCACCCAGATTTctaagaaagatatttttcagtttttatggcacttgcccgTCGGCCAAGTGCCAGagtgatcgcaatttctgtccgttggtctgtcggtcttggttttgctagttcgggcacttccagataagctagaacgacgaaagttggcaggcgttgGCAGACGtacccgatttgaccatctggggggggggggattgaagcgatggttaattcggaaaaattagaaaatttatttaaaaaatgtctcCTTGAATCCTTCACAGCGCAGTGGATACGGTGTTGGTAATCCTCTCCGAAAGTCTCTCATATCAAGTCTATTATTAAGCTtctagagtatttttttttcatgatgagTTGTAGGCCTATACGTAGCCATGAACATCCTAAATATAATAGTAATTCctttactattttgaaaagcTGTTTTTGGCGTTTtggatatattttattttgacaagCAATAATTCTCTTGATGCTTTCCAGTCTTTATAAATTTACCTAAAATAtggccaaagaaaaaaaaaagaaagaaacaatagaaacaagagctaagagctcatatggcacttgtgacgaggcgagaagagctaagagccaagagatcatatggtatgagctctaacaagattctatgaatcaatagattaatttaaaaaggaaaataagaggattaatgccggtcaggatttaaaataagagctatgagtcaaaatgtccttctaaatatcaaaattcattaagatccaatcacccactcgtatgttataaatacctaattttttctaatttttcctctccctttagccccccagatggtcgaatctgggaaaacgactttatcaagtcaaattgtgcagctccctgacacgcctaccaattttcattgtcctagcacgtccagaagcaccaaactcgccaaatcactgaacccctccccccaactcctccaaagagagcgaatccagtacgattctgtcaatcacgtatcaaggacatttgtttattctatccaccaagcttcatcccgattcctccactccaagtgttttttccaagatttccccctccaactccccccaatgtcaaaagatctggtcgggatttgaaataagagctctgagacatgaattccttctaaaaatcacatttcattaagatccgatcatctattcgtacgataaaaataccccaattttcccgtttcccaagaattccggtttccccctccaactctccagtttcatcctgatctcaccgctttaagtattttttaagatttccggtcccccccaactgccccccccagtTACGGGGGGATCGGGAATATCGATCAGGAatattggagggatcgggatgaaacttggtgggaaaaataagcagaagtcttagataagtgatttacataattggaagggatccgctctattgggggggggggggtaattctgaaaaattagaaaaaatgacgtatttttaactcacgaaggagtgatcggatcttcatgaaacttcatatttagaaggacgtcgtgactcagatctcttattttagatctcaACGGGAtacagcgtaattgggggggggggcagtttgggggaaccggaaatcttagaaaatacttaaagcggtaagatcaggatggaactggatgggaagaataaaaacctgtttaagacacatgactgacataaccagaccggttctgccctctttggtggagttggggggggggtaattttgaaaattgaggtatttgcaacttacgaaagggtgaccagatcttaatgaaatttgatatttagaagggtcttgcgctttaaagctctaattttaaattctgaccagatccggtgacattggggggtgttagagggggaaatcagaattcttggaaaacgtgaaaattggggcatttttatcttacgaataggtgatcggatcttaatgaaatttcatatttagaaggaattcatgtctcagagctcttatttcaaatcccaactaGATCATTTGACACTGAGGGGAGTTcgaggggaaaatcttggaaaacacttggagtggaggaatagggatgaaccttggtggatagaataagcaaatgtccttgatacgtgattgacggaaccgtactggattcgctctctttgggggagttggggagaggagttcagtgatttggcgagtttggtgcttctggacgtgctaggacttttttttatggcacttggtattaatcacGTGActtatagcaatcgcaaattctgtcggtctgtcggtcccggttttgctactttaggcatatccaggtaagctaggacgatgaaatttggaacgcgtatcagggaccggaccagattaaattaaaaatattcttttttccgatttgaccatctggggagagtgggggccgttaattcggaaaaaatagaaaaattgaagtattttaaacttacgaacggttgatcagatcttaatgaaatttgatgtttggaaggatatcgtgtctcacagctgttattttaaatcccgaccggatctggtgacatgggggggggagggagttgggagggggaaacctaaaatctcggagaacgcttagagtggagggatcgggatgaaactcggtgggaaaaataagcacaagtcctagatacatgattgacataaccggaaaggatccgctctctttggggtagttggggggggggttaattctgaaaaattaaaaaaaatgaggtatttttaacttacgaacgggtgatcggatttcaatgaaatttgatatttagaaggatatcatgtctcagagctcttattttaaatccccaccggatctggtgacactgggggggggggtgggagggggaaacctaaaacttggaaaacacttagagtggaggggtcgggatgaaacttggtgggaaaaataagtagaagtcttagatacgtgatttacataaatttggtgcttctggacgtgctaggacgatgaaaattggtaggtgtgtcagggagctgcacaaattgacttgataaagtcgttttcacagattcgaccatctggggggctaaagggagaggaaaaattagaaaaaattaggtatttataacgagtgggtgatcggatcttaatgaattttgatatttagaaggacatcgtgactcagagctcttattttaaatcctgaccggcattaagcctctaattttccttttaaatcaatctattgattcattgaattttgctagagctcataccatatgatctcttggctcttagctcttcttgcctcgtcacaagtgccatatgagctcttagctcttgttctttttatgcTGACGGTCGTACTTCTACTGACCATAAAATACAGAACAATGtttcaaattaagaaaaaaattaaattaaaaatcctcCCTCCTCctgtttgaataaaataaaataattcagctaataaataaaataataaaataattgtgAATAACCTTTATATTCATCGGTAGGTTTGATTTTTCTAGCATCATGTCACGGAAAGTTGAAGACGCAACCGTTGAAAACAAAATCCTAGCTCCATCTCCAAAAACAGGGTGGCAAGTTGACAAAAGTGTCACAAGAGCACCCAACACAAACAAAGGAGCCGAAATAGCCTATGTACAAGAGCCGACTGAAGAGCAAAGTTTGAGAGGCATAGAGCATGCTCAGACTGATCTTTTGAGACAGCAGACTGGTGATCCAGATATTGAAGCAAAATCTGGAGGTATAGTTTGTCAGgatcttaaaattttctttttatgtcttctatttatttattttagaaaatttggtatttttgtattattcagaacacactcaatgaGTGAAGTTAGattttttcgtgaaacaaactacgatgtaggtacattttaattaaatattttgtatgtagaggtggttaggttaggttaagttaggtatttgatataattcaCCCCACAtcaccccccccaccccaatgtgcaaatatatagcccaaacttttgattaagctaatgaaataaaacaaaatatgatgaaaatataatactttattaggaaaactGTAAAATTGCAACTTAGAATTATATACCCAGAACGCAGAAATacgcctctttttcagtctttggcaaatcccaaaccttcatttcaaaatccatgttcaaaCCCTATCTtttatcactatgcgtagcaaactaaactgagttttgtctttgtggctatgaaaccgtattttctcataaaatgtacctgcatcgtagtttgtttcgcgaaagaacctaacttcacttatagactgtgttctgaataatacgcAAGTGCCGAACAATTTTTATGTGGAGGCTGAGGTTTTAATATATTAGTATCAATATTACTACCATCATCAACATGTTGAAAGACTTATTCTTCTTGACATGATGTATCTAAGTCTTATTCAGCTTTATGTATGTTTAAATATTAGCAGAGATTCCTGCCACAATGTTTCAATGACGTTTTGTGACTGGTAGTTGTCTCCAGGAACACTCAACCAGACAAGTATCACAATTAGGATGTTTGAAGCACCATAATTgataatccttttattagacagaatGTTTCTGATGAACTATTCCTTACTAGTCAGACTCTACTGAATTTTGATGATACTACCTATATCTGTTTTCACCTAATATATAAATTCCCAAGGCTAAGAGTTTTCCCTATAGCCCCATTCTAAATAAAAGAACTTTCTGAGTATCCCAAGTGCCGAACAGCAAGTGTTCGGCATTTGcgtattattcagaacataGTCTATAAGTCccacaaaattcaagttttataaaagaacagaaataaaagaacctggtgacattgggtggagtttgggggggggagcctaaaatctcgtaaaacgcttagaatggagggatggGGAAGAAACTTTGTGGAAAatataagcagaagtcctagatacgtgattgaaagaACCGGAACGGACCTTCTCTGTTTCAggaagttgggggagggggagggttaattctgaaaaattagaaaaaatgagatattttaacttacgaacgggtgatcggatctcaatgaaacttgatatttagaaggatatcatgtctcaaagctcttattttaaaccccgaccggatctggtgacattaggtggagtttggggggagcctaaaatcttgtaaaacgcttagaatggaggaatcggggtgaaacttagtgggaaaaacaTTTAGaatctagatacgtgattgacataatcggaacggatccgctctatttgggggagtttgaaaggtgggttaattctgaaaaatagaaaaaatgacgtatttttaacttacgaaggagtgattggatcttcatgaaacttcatatttagaaggacctcgtaactcagatctcttattttaaatcccgaccggatttagTGTCATTGagggggggtagttgggagggaccggaaatcttggaaaatacttaaagcagagatatcagaatgaaactggatgggaagaataaaaacaaatccaagatacgtgaatgacaaccggaccggatccgttctctttgatggagttggggggggggggataattcggaaaaatcagaaaaaatgaggtatttgtagcttacaaacgggtgatcagatcttaatgaaatttgatattatgctttagagatcttattttaaactccgaccagatcctgtgacatcggggggagttggagtgggaaaccggaattcttagaaaacgtgaaaatgggggtatctttattttatgaataggtgatcggatctttgaTATATAGAAccatcttatgtctcagatgttctattttcgactcgaatcggatccggggatattgggggttggaggggggaaacagaaatcttggaaaacgcttagagtggaggaatcggaatgaagcttggtgggtagaataaacaaatgtcgtagatacgtgattgacgtagccGTACTAAATTCGCTTTCTTTGGGGAAGTTAAGGGGTAAGGCTCAGTGCTTtcgcgagtttggtgcttctggacgtgctaggaggTAATTTATGTTTGCCATacaattttctgttcttttttcataGCAGTGTttgcttattttaagttttatatacTAGTATTAGCCATCTAgacataaattttgaatttgcacttgaatatttgtataaaaactgttgttaaatttgaaatgaaaaaaccAATTGTTGCAATACTTTCATCATTGTTTGTTCCCCAGGAATTTCTACAATGCGTATTCAACCATCACAGAAAGAATACGAAACTTATTCTCGTGAAAAAAAGGCAGAACATGGGAACAGGAAAGAAGTCGTTGAGTCTGCCGACGCTAAATATGACTATGAAACCTTCACTAAAGCTCGTGAGAAACACAAAGTGTTCCATCCTGACGAAAAAGGGACTGGTATCGGACCGTTTGAGACAGGAGACGTGCTCCGTAATTTAGAAGCAGAACATGCAACGCCACGACCACATTCGATTGGGGACCCTGTTTCTGAAACAGCTGATATGGTTAATAAGCCAAGTAAGTTTTGCTCTTATCGATAAGGTATGTAAGTGGGAAAAGAAATAGATTACTAGTAAAAACTAATGTGACTCACCTTTTGTAGGGTTGAAATTTAATACGAAAATACCATTCTGACTTTAAATAATATACACTCATCGTGAGAAAGAAACTCATTTGTTGCAAGTCACTAGcttaataaagattttaaaacaattagattttatttgtcTCTCCAGGAATAAGGAATAACGTGATGAGCTTACGAAATTATGcgaaaaaataaaccaatcgAATTCAAGAACACTTAATAACACAGAACACTtaataatacctttttttcttggCGTATTGTATATCGTAGACACAGATAACCACAGACAAACCCCTTAGGGACAAGGGCAGATTTCCTGGGGATATCAGGTGGTCAagtattttccaatattatttttttgggaagggAATACCTTTCTCTCTCTGTATAAATATGATTCCTTGGGTATGTCTGCACCCCTACACCTCTGTAGATAAGCGTCAGAGTGAAATTTCTGTTATTGTAAGTGTAAACTtacaatattttcttaaaaagaggGTATTATAAATCCTCAGCATCAATATCACATgcttaatcaaaataatttctacTAAATGACGGGAGGCTGGTTGTAACTCAGCGCTATAAGTTCCTGCATGCAAAGAcacaaaaattttctatttcccGAAAAGGATGATCATAgatacgttttttttcttttttttcaggacgATCGTATGGAACCATATGTATTCAATTATTGCTaaagaaatcattaaaaaaacgtGTGAATAAAGCTCCACTTTCTGTCAGTTCGTGGGTTAAAACACCAAATTTTGCCCGACTATAGCCAAAATATTGTCCagcaaaattcttttcaatGTAATACCttaaaataggtatttttttaagaccacactgcctttctatgacaaaCTCATAAGTTCAAATGGAAATCCTTTAATTAGgcagtgaaaacagatacaaaaaatCTGGATATTTCAACCACATACTCCAGTGGCCCTCAATCAGCAGTTTCTATTGATAACGACCACTTGTGTATATGGTCGAAGCATTCAGattttttgtatctgttttcacttttaggtatttatccccatttgaacttttattttgttaccAAGAATTCTGGGACAGCTAGATGGCTTAGAATTACCgaaaaatgatataaataaaCTTCCAGCTTGGGAATTTCTGCCAGTTCAAAGAAGAATATATAGAGTCAACACGGAGTTAAGGGTTATAATATAGAAATTATGCACAGGATTATTAACACGGAATTAACAGTTACAATATCGAAATTATGCTGAGGATTATTAACA is a window of Artemia franciscana chromosome 7, ASM3288406v1, whole genome shotgun sequence DNA encoding:
- the LOC136028805 gene encoding uncharacterized protein LOC136028805 gives rise to the protein MSRKVEDATVENKILAPSPKTGWQVDKSVTRAPNTNKGAEIAYVQEPTEEQSLRGIEHAQTDLLRQQTGDPDIEAKSGGISTMRIQPSQKEYETYSREKKAEHGNRKEVVESADAKYDYETFTKAREKHKVFHPDEKGTGIGPFETGDVLRNLEAEHATPRPHSIGDPVSETADMVNKPRGEVHATKKGIVCDEKGRPLEQDLTKFQDRPTPVPQGKAQNLSYAQVTAVERNPDIAWNENPEEAKQRRIDQENPPIGPACGPEGPGIRRTGNIPKQKPLQNIGTIADEVGLPQTREMRDLQGQGNVLTANDLSDAARKDNKLDSNISGNIQMERRAI